The Montipora capricornis isolate CH-2021 chromosome 1, ASM3666992v2, whole genome shotgun sequence genome contains a region encoding:
- the LOC138057189 gene encoding acetylcholinesterase collagenic tail peptide-like: MIRIEGIMSIKGNKGIISINSINGIKGIEGIMSIKGVVGIMWIEGIKGIKGILSIKGIKGIMCIKDIMSINGIIVFMSIKGFVDIKRIACIRGIMSIKGIKGNKGIVSNNGSKGIEGIMSIKGIKGINGVKHIKGIKSFKDFMRIEGIKGIKGIKGIMNVSKVPGISRV, from the coding sequence atgattcgtATAGAAGGTATCATGAGTATCAAAGGTAACAAGGGTATCATAAGTATCAACAGTATCAACGGTATCAAAGGTATCGAGGGTATCATGAGTATCAAGGGTGTCGTAGGTATCATGTGGATAGAGGGTATCAAGGGTATCAAGGGTATCCTGAGTATCAAAGGTATCAAGGGTATCATGTGTATCAAGGATATCATGAGTATCAACGGTATCATCGTTTTCATGAGTATCAAGGGTTTCGTAGATATCAAGAGGATCGCGTGTATCAGGGGTATCATGAGTATCAAGGGTATCAAGGGTAACAAGGGTATCGTGAGTAACAACGGTAGCAAAGGTATCGAGGGTATCATGAGTATCAAGGGTATCAAAGGTATCAATGGTGTCAAACATATTAAAGGTATCAAGAGTTTTAAAGATTTCATGAGGATCGAGGGTATCAAGGGTATCAAAGGTATCAAGGGTATCATGAATGTATCAAAGGTACCAGGGATATCAAGAGTATAA